From one Rosa rugosa chromosome 4, drRosRugo1.1, whole genome shotgun sequence genomic stretch:
- the LOC133744151 gene encoding uncharacterized protein LOC133744151, translated as MDEAEKLTALKKAYADIILNTAKEAAARVIVSEKRAVRLQRELLYTKEEALRMLLRLKHTYDSKVGEAEMKSLSQQGKIDELEAQLQEAEDIVSDLRGELSEVQDRLEKAKKRRALDRQNLEVDTTAQEKMSQNGQCFPGMITSQLNLQADVVAINGKKFDWNGTYEGSRCYIESDSLRDHNYVHTPEFASIVMTSKEPELYRNGCTQRIRAFERYMFDEKLSLSGLVDDEKHAIFIGGNGEGKGMSITPTPKFDYMHEVEKNLVELKVKHADESHRREKEQLEIEVPAILSFCKKRRTARNRSTSPSPTDLPHQFTEMRQVSGLSCCTASPTSVNDNGFTGNSAKKSEDKVAASVSSPKSPSDAIEMSSHSAFDMVIESEVQLTRPWTAQKETNTDKLLTEETELTRQEWLSAKSLEVLACNADIQKDESVLEASHSDDLVASQTESNKFLRYTFHRKRKRETMSMPETNSQNGTLEGKTRETKIGSLQQQKSSLMPASSG; from the exons ATGGACGAGGCCGAG AAACTGACGGCGTTGAAGAAGGCGTACGCGGATATAATACTTAATACGGCGAAGGAGGCAGCGGCGCGTGTAATTGTTTCGGAGAAGAGAGCTGTTCGGCTTCAAAGAGAGCTCCTTTACACTAAAGAAGAGGCGCTTCGGATGCTTCTAAGGCTTAAACACACTTATGATTCTAAG GTTGGTGAAGCAGAGATGAAGTCCTTGAGTCAACAGGGAAAGATTGATGAGCTTGAAGCACAGCTCCAGGAAGCCGAGGATATAGTGAGTGACCTTAGGGGAGAGTTGAGTGAAGTACAGGATCGACTGGAGAAGGCAAAAAAGAGACGAGCACTGGATAGGCAAAATTTAGAGGTTGATACTACTGCTCAAGAAAAGATGTCACAGAATGGACAGTGTTTTCCAGGGATGATAACATCTCAACTTAATCTTCAGGCAGATGTGGTGGCAATTAATGGCAAAAAGTTTGATTGGAATGGGACATATGAGGGCAGCAGGTGTTACATTGAATCTGATTCTCTTAGGGATCATAACTATGTTCATACTCCTGAATTTGCCTCGATAGTAATGACAAGTAAAGAGCCTGAGTTATACAGAAATGGATGCACTCAGAGAATCCGTGCTTTTGAAAGATACATGTTTGATGAAAAGTTGTCTCTTTCTGGACTAGTTGATGATGAAAAGCATGCAATATTCATCGGAGGAAATGGTGAAGGCAAAGGGATGTCTATAACACCTACACCAAAGTTTGACTATATGCATGAGGTAGAGAAGAACCTAGTAGAATTGAAAGTGAAGCATGCAGATGAGAGCCATAGGAGAGAAAAAGAACAGCTAGAAATAGAAGTACCTGCAATTTTGTCCTTCTGCAAAAAGAGAAGAACGGCCAGAAATAGAAGTACATCTCCTTCACCCACAGATCTTCCTCATCAGTTCACGGAAATGCGCCAAGTTTCTGGTTTATCCTGCTGCACTGCTTCTCCTACTTCGGTCAATGACAATGGTTTTACAGGTAATTCTGCCAAGAAATCTGAAGATAAAGTTGCAGCATCTGTTTCAAGCCCAAAGTCACCTTCAGATGCAATTGAAATGAGCTCACATTCAGCATTTGATATGGTTATTGAGAGTGAAGTACAGTTGACTAGACCCTGGACTGCTCAGAAGGAGACCAACACTGATAAGTTGTTAACTGAAGAAACTGAATTGACCAGACAAGAATGGTTATCTGCAAAAAGTTTGGAGGTTCTGGCTTGCAATGCAGATATTCAGAAAGATGAATCAGTTTTGGAAGCATCTCATTCAGATGACCTGGTCGCTAGTCAAACTGAAAGCAATAAGTTTCTCAGATATACATTCCACAGAAAGCGCAAAAGGGAGACTATGAGCATGCCTGAAACGAATTCCCAGAATGGCACTTTGGAGGGAAAGACAAGGGAGACAAAAATTGGTTCTCTGCAGCAACAGAAGTCGAGCTTGATGCCTGCATCGTCGGGATAG
- the LOC133745086 gene encoding uncharacterized protein LOC133745086, producing the protein MMEEQPKEETALISDGIMEDRGVSVNEEETNSQCDSENEEETKCEGESENEETKCEGDSENEEREDKEKSVNGVNACPLAKEKGTAKKRDKRLSIFHRSLKAKSGHKKRKWKNVSSRSVS; encoded by the exons ATGATGGAGGAGCAGCCGAAAGAAGAAACTGCGCTGATTTCTGATGGAATCATGGAGGACAGAGGTGTTTCAGTaaatgaagaagaaacaaatTCCCAATGTGATtcagaaaatgaagaagaaacaaaatgtGAAGGTGAGtcagaaaatgaagaaacaaaatgCGAAGGTGATtcagaaaatgaagaaagagaagacAAG GAGAAGTCTGTTAATGGCGTTAATGCTTGTCCATTGGCTAAGGAAAAG GGGACAGCCAAAAAGAGAGACAAAAGATTGAGTATTTTTCACAGGAGCCTTAAAGCCAAGTCTGGTCACAAGAAGCGTAAATGGAAGAATGTTTCATCAAGGTCCGTCTCCTAA
- the LOC133743058 gene encoding small ribosomal subunit protein eS12z-like, which yields MSCILYMFLIVLCLSTFKRIEPEEIASRINLLNQEDRYGIDTDFIIKPVDFIFKPEYDYLEIDQPNYANIEEENMSLQGGPHFKINFVDSLRDLLAMALANGLLRRGLPAASNLMPDQKVWLCVFAEDSNQDDFVKAVKSLCEEYHVKYLTIASAKTLGQWSVFGNKDSEGKAKRVVRTLLLRCY from the exons ATGTCATGCATCTTATATATGTTTCTGATTGTTTTATGTCTCAGTACTTTTAAACGCATTGAACCAGAAGAGATAGCTAGTCGCATCAACCTCTTAAACCAAGAAGACAGATACGGCATTGATACTGACTTCATCATCAAGCC TGTTGACTTCATCTTCAAGCC AGAATATGATTATCTCGAGATCGACCAGCCAAATTATGCAAATATTGAAGAAGAAAATATGTCCTTACA AGGTGGACCTCATTTCAAAATTAACTTCGTGGACTCATTGAGAGATTTGTTGGCAATGGCATTGGCCAATGGTTTGCTCAGAAGAGGACTTCCCGCAGCTTCCAATCTCATGCCGGACCAGAAGGTATGGCTGTGTGTTTTTGCTGAGGACAGCAACCAGGATGATTTTGTCAAGGCGGTAAAGTCATTGTGTGAGGAGTATCATGTTAAGTATCTGACAATTGCCAGTGCTAAAACTCTTGGACAGTGGTCTGTG TTTGGTAATAAGGATTCTGAAGGAAAGGCAAAGAGGGTGGTTCGTACGTTGCTCTTGCGTTGTTATTGA
- the LOC133743858 gene encoding pentatricopeptide repeat-containing protein At1g74850, chloroplastic, whose translation MTLSISIPSPLSAPILKLNPKPHHLSSFRFLSGHRKFLHGQRLSVSARAKPKDLILGNPSVTVEKGKYSYDVETLINKLSSLPPRGSIARCLDIFKNKLSLNDFALVFKEFAARGDWQRSLRLFKYMQRQIWCKPSEHIYTIMISLLGREGLLDKCAEIFDEMPSQGVIRTVFSYTALINAYGRNGQYEMSLQLLDRMKKDRVSPNILTYNTVLNACARGGLDWEGLLGLFAEMRHEGVQPDLVTYNTLLSACAGRGLGDEAEMVFRTMNEGGIVPDITTYSYLVETFGKLDKLEKVSELLKGMESGGNLPDITSYNVLLEAYAQLGSIKEAMGVFRQMQAAGCMPNAATYSILLNLYGRHGRYDDVRELFLEMKVSNTEPDAATYNILIQVFGEGGYFREVVTLFHDMVEENIEPNMETYEGLIYACGKGGLHEDAKNILLHMNEKGIVPSSKAYTGVIEAYGQAALYDEALVAFNTMHEVGSRPSVESYNSLIHAYARGGLYKETEQILSIMGEVGIARNASSFNGMIEAFRQGGQFEEAIKTYVEMEKRRCDPDECTLEAVLSVYSVAGLVNECEEHFEEIKASGILPSVMCYCMMLAVYAKTDRWDDANKLLNEMLTNRVSNIHQVMGQMIKGDYDDESNWQMVEYVFDKLKSEGCGLGMRFYNTLIEALWWLGQKQRAVRVLSEATQRGLFPELLRKNKLVWSIDVHRMWEGGAYAAMSLWLNNMYEMFLNGEDLPYVATVVVVRGKMEKNYTTQDLPVAKAAYSFLQDNMSGAFSFPKWNNGRILCQRSQLKKILSSIEPSTDGSSSKSICTLSNSPFPPPGTKTSPTDVDGVLYNGTTSDATSRTRTELLTSTV comes from the exons ATGACCCTCTCCATTTCCATCCCTTCCCCTCTCTCCGCCCCAATCCTCaagctaaaccctaaaccccaccACCTCTCCTCCTTCCGATTCCTCTCCGGCCACCGCAAGTTCCTCCACGGCCAGCGGCTATCGGTCTCCGCCAGGGCGAAGCCGAAGGACCTCATCCTCGGGAACCCCTCCGTCACCGTCGAGAAGGGCAAGTACAGCTACGACGTCGAAACCCTAATCAACAAGCTCAGCAGCCTCCCGCCACGTGGCAGCATCGCGCGGTGCCTGGACATCTTCAAGAACAAGCTCTCCCTCAACGACTTCGCCCTGGTGTTCAAGGAGTTCGCGGCGCGTGGCGATTGGCAGAGGTCGCTGCGGCTGTTCAAGTATATGCAGCGGCAGATATGGTGCAAGCCGAGCGAGCACATCTACACCATCATGATCAGTCTGCTCGGCCGCGAAGGTTTACTTGACAAATGCGCTGAGATTTTCGACGAAATGCCTAGCCAAGGTGTGATTAGGACTGTGTTTAGCTACACTGCTTTGATTAATGCCTATGGCCGGAATGGTCAGTATGAAATGTCTCTTCAATTACTTGATAGAATGAAGAAAGATAGGGTTTCGCCGAATATATTGACTTATAATACTGTGCTTAATGCTTGTGCTAGAGGGGGGTTGGATTGGGAGGGGTTGTTAGGATTGTTTGCGGAAATGAGGCACGAGGGGGTTCAGCCGGACCTTGTTACTTATAATACATTGCTTAGTGCTTGCGCCGGTCGAGGTTTAGGTGATGAGGCGGAGATGGTGTTTAGGACTATGAATGAGGGTGGGATAGTTCCGGATATAACCACGTATAGTTATCTTGTTGAGACTTTTGGTAAATTGGATAAGCTTGAGAAGGTTTCCGAGTTGCTTAAAGGGATGGAATCCGGGGGGAATTTGCCTGATATTACGTCGTATAATGTGTTGTTGGAGGCGTATGCGCAGTTGGGGTCGATTAAGGAGGCAATGGGTGTGTTTAGGCAGATGCAAGCGGCGGGGTGTATGCCGAATGCGGCTACTTATAGTATTTTGTTGAATTTGTATGGGAGGCATGGGAGGTATGATGATGTTCGGGAGCTTTTTCTTGAGATGAAAGTGAGCAATACGGAGCCAGATGCTGCTACGTATAATATTCTCATACAGGTGTTTGGTGAGGGTGGGTATTTTCGGGAGGTGGTGACTTTGTTTCATGACATGGTAGAGGAGAATATTGAGCCGAATATGGAGACGTATGAAGGATTGATATATGCTTGTGGAAAAGGAGGGCTCCATGAGGATGCCAAGAACATATTGCTTCACATGAATGAGAAGGGAATAGTGCCTAGTTCCAAGGCTTATACAGGAGTTATTGAAGCATATGGGCAAGCAGCACTGTATGACGAAGCTCTTGTTGCCTTCAACACAATGCATGAAGTGGGCAGCAGACCGTCAGTTGAAAGCTACAACTCGCTTATTCATGCATATGCAAGAGGCGGACTATACAAGGAGACTGAACAAATCTTGTCAATAATGGGTGAGGTTGGCATTGCAAGGAATGCCAGTTCATTCAATGGAATGATTGAAGCTTTTAGGCAGGGGGGTCAGTTTGAAGAAGCTATAAAGACGTACGTTGAGATGGAAAAGAGAAGATGTGATCCCGATGAGTGCACTCTTGAAGCAGTCTTAAGCGTTTATAGTGTTGCCGGTCTTGTTAATGAGTGTGAGGAGCACTTCGAAGAGATTAAAGCTTCAGGGATATTGCCCAGCGTCATGTGCTACTGCATGATGCTTGCTGTTTATGCAAAGACTGACAG GTGGGATGATGCCAATAAGTTGCTGAATGAGATGCTCACAAATAGGGTATCAAATATTCATCAAGTGATGGGACAGATGATAAAGGGAGATTATGATGATGAATCTAACTGGCAGATGGTAGAGTATGTTTTTGACAAACTAAAATCTGAAGGATGTGGGCTCGGAATGAGGTTCTACAACACTTTGATAGAAGCACTTTGGTGGCTGGGTCAGAAACAAAGAGCTGTGCGAGTTCTTAGTGAAGCAACTCAACGGGGGTTGTTTCCTGAACTTCTCCGTAAAAATAAACTTGTTTGGTCTATAGATGTGCACAG GATGTGGGAAGGTGGTGCGTATGCAGCAATGTCACTTTGGCTAAACAATATGTATGAGATGTTCCTGAATGGCGAGGATCTTCCCTATGTTGCAACTGTTGTTGTAGT ACGGGGGAAGATGGAAAAAAATTACACAACACAAGATCTGCCGGTTGCAAAGGCCGCCTATTCATTCCTGCAGGATAACATGTCAGGAGCATTcagtttcccaaaatggaacaATGGTCGGATTCTCTGCCAAAGGTCTCAGCTCAAGAAGATTCTGTCGAGCATTGAACCATCTACAGACGGCTCCAGCAGTAAAAGTATATGTACTTTAAGTAACTCCCCTTTTCCTCCTCCAGGCACAAAAACATCACCCACCGATGTTGATGGTGTTCTGTATAATGGTACCACTTCTGATGCAACAAGTAGGACAAGAACAGAGCTTTTGACAAGCACAGTTTAA
- the LOC133744110 gene encoding transcription factor MYB1R1-like: protein MSSGTCSSTVDPAAGAAKEFMLFGVRVVVDSMRKSVSLNNLSQYEHPTEASNNNNSSGAGKDDAVAGYVSENDVVHNSGGNRERERKRGVPWTEDEHKLFLVGLQKVGKGDWRGISRNYVKTRTPTQVASHAQKYFLRRSNHNRRRRRSSLFDITTDSVPAIPIPMEEEQDNTSHSHSLPPPPPQSESCNPNGFSMLPIFPMNVGPAVVQVPTKKPTGNLTLGQGNPGCPSPKIVHPVALHSAPHATEASDLNLNATIDTSPLALNLSLSMNSRESSSRHSAFQAMSSFGNGDNIISVA from the exons ATGTCCTCCGGCACCTGCTCCTCCACCGTCGATCCCGCCGCCGGCGCGGCCAAAGAGTTCATGCTGTTCGGCGTGCGCGTGGTGGTCGACTCCATGAGGAAGAGCGTCAGTCTCAACAATCTCTCGCAGTACGAACACCCTACCGAGGCCTCCAACAACAATAACAGCTCCGGCGCCGGCAAGGACGACGCCGTCGCTGGTTACGTATCTGAGAACGACGTCGTTCACAATTCTGGCGGGAATCGCGAGCGAGAACGCAAGCGAG GAGTTCCGTGGACGGAGGATGAGCACAAGCTATTTCTGGTTGGATTGCAGAAAGTAGGGAAAGGAGATTGGAGAGGGATCTCAAGGAACTATGTCAAGACTCGCACGCCGACTCAGGTGGCCAGCCATGCTCAGAAATACTTTCTCCGCCGGAGCAACCACAATCGCCGCCGCCGCAGATCTAGCCTATTTGATATCACCACTGATTCG GTCCctgcaattccaattccaatggAAGAAGAGCAAGATAACACATCTCACTCGCACTCGTTGCCACCACCTCCACCACAATCCGAATCTTGCAATCCTAACGGATTTTCGATGCTGCCAATTTTTCCAATGAACGTAGGTCCAGCTGTTGTACAAGTCCCCACTAAGAAACCAACAGGAAATCTGACACTGGGACAAGGAAATCCGGGGTGTCCTTCCCCTAAGATCGTCCATCCAGTTGCTCTGCACTCGGCCCCTCATGCTACAGAAGCATCTGATCTAAACTTGAATGCGACAATTGACACATCGCCTCTAGCTCTCAACCTCTCCTTGTCAATGAACTCGAGGGAATCATCGTCAAGGCATTCGGCTTTCCAAGCAATGTCAAGCTTCGGCAATGGGGACAACATCATCAGTGTTGCTTGA